In a single window of the Eshraghiella crossota genome:
- a CDS encoding MATE family efflux transporter — MGDTEDRKGKYEEIMMSKFMKSLCKIAIPVTLQSMLQASFSIVDQIMIGQLGETNISAVGLCGNFSLIFSVVIGAVSTVGGILIAQFIGAEDTKEAWCGFDVSLICGILISGIFMLASGCFSRQILGLYTTDTSIINTGTVYFRIIAFSYIPMAISNILSSWLRCREHATIPFLASFGAVGVNTGLNYLLIFGKFGFPCMGIKGAAIATLISQLLNLVVIVAGFALCIRKDGDKPVWSLHFSKITIKDYFIMIMPILISEFLWSLGQNVESAVYGHLGTSNLAAYTLTCPIQGLIVGALSGLSAAAGVMVGKRLGRKEYDEAYTESKKIMYAGLAGAVVVSALLITMAGVYTKLYRVDDSVKSLGKILLIVFALYAPVKVENMILGGEIIRSGGNTKIIMVIDIVGTWCIGIPMCLLAAYVFKWGIVGVYTLLTTEEIFRLAVSLVIFKRRKWMISLS; from the coding sequence ATGGGAGATACCGAAGACAGAAAAGGAAAGTACGAGGAAATTATGATGTCAAAGTTTATGAAATCATTATGTAAAATAGCAATTCCGGTCACATTGCAAAGTATGCTGCAGGCTTCTTTTTCAATTGTTGACCAGATTATGATAGGACAATTAGGTGAAACTAATATATCTGCAGTTGGATTATGCGGTAATTTTTCCTTAATTTTTTCGGTGGTAATCGGTGCGGTAAGCACAGTTGGGGGGATACTGATTGCACAGTTTATTGGTGCGGAAGATACAAAAGAGGCATGGTGCGGCTTTGACGTGAGTCTTATTTGTGGGATATTAATATCAGGAATATTTATGCTGGCTTCCGGATGTTTTTCAAGGCAGATTCTCGGACTTTATACTACAGATACAAGTATTATAAACACAGGTACAGTATATTTCAGAATTATAGCTTTTTCCTATATACCAATGGCAATAAGCAATATTTTATCATCATGGCTGCGCTGCAGAGAGCATGCTACCATACCATTTCTGGCAAGCTTTGGAGCGGTTGGTGTAAATACCGGACTTAATTATCTGCTGATATTTGGAAAATTCGGATTTCCATGTATGGGAATAAAGGGTGCTGCGATTGCGACACTTATTTCACAGTTGTTAAATCTTGTAGTTATTGTTGCCGGATTTGCCTTATGTATCAGGAAAGATGGAGATAAACCGGTATGGTCATTGCATTTTAGCAAAATTACCATTAAGGACTATTTTATCATGATTATGCCGATTCTCATCAGTGAATTTTTATGGAGCCTTGGACAGAATGTTGAGTCTGCAGTATATGGGCATCTTGGAACTTCCAACCTGGCGGCTTATACACTTACCTGCCCTATACAGGGGCTTATCGTAGGAGCACTTAGCGGATTGTCAGCAGCTGCCGGGGTAATGGTCGGCAAGCGACTTGGCAGGAAAGAATACGATGAGGCTTACACAGAGTCAAAGAAGATTATGTATGCAGGTCTGGCTGGTGCGGTTGTGGTATCCGCATTACTTATTACAATGGCAGGAGTCTATACCAAACTGTACCGTGTGGATGACAGCGTAAAATCACTTGGAAAGATACTGCTTATTGTATTTGCCCTATATGCACCGGTCAAGGTTGAAAATATGATTCTTGGCGGTGAAATTATCAGAAGCGGCGGCAATACCAAAATTATTATGGTGATTGATATTGTTGGCACATGGTGCATCGGAATTCCAATGTGTCTGCTTGCAGCGTATGTGTTTAAGTGGGGCATAGTTGGTGTGTATACACTGCTTACCACGGAGGAAATATTCAGGCTTGCTGTATCGCTTGTTATTTTTAAGAGGCGCAAGTGGATGATTAGTTTATCGTAG
- a CDS encoding SHOCT domain-containing protein translates to MECRAVVFVYIFVAIIQGLICGFVAQVVSENKGYEDGFFWGFFLGIIGIIVVACKPDNNSSYASALLSKETEEKDKSEKELLNVQKLKSYKDLLDSGVITQEEFDKKKSELLDL, encoded by the coding sequence ATGGAATGTAGAGCTGTGGTATTTGTATATATTTTTGTAGCTATAATTCAGGGACTCATATGTGGCTTTGTTGCACAAGTAGTTAGCGAAAATAAGGGTTATGAAGATGGCTTTTTCTGGGGTTTTTTCCTTGGAATTATAGGAATTATCGTTGTTGCTTGCAAACCGGATAATAATAGTTCGTATGCTTCAGCATTATTATCAAAAGAAACAGAGGAAAAAGATAAGAGCGAAAAGGAACTTTTGAATGTTCAGAAGTTAAAATCATATAAAGACCTATTGGATTCTGGTGTAATAACACAAGAAGAATTTGATAAAAAGAAATCTGAATTATTGGATTTGTAA
- a CDS encoding HD domain-containing protein, protein MSEISREEAFALLKKYNKDPFHIQHALTVEAVMKWYADKLGYGEEKEHWGIVGLLHDIDFELYPAEHCLKAPELLREAGVSEDIIHGVVSHGYGITIECGVTLDVEPVHEMEKVLFAADELTGLIWAAALMRPSKSTKDMELKSLKKKYKSKGFAAGCSREVIERGADQLGWDLEKLLTMTLQAMADNEDIINQEMEEERCESC, encoded by the coding sequence ATGAGTGAAATTTCAAGAGAAGAGGCTTTTGCCTTATTAAAAAAATATAACAAAGACCCATTTCACATCCAGCATGCGCTTACCGTTGAGGCAGTAATGAAATGGTATGCGGACAAGTTAGGATATGGGGAAGAAAAAGAACATTGGGGAATCGTAGGACTCTTGCATGATATTGATTTTGAACTTTATCCTGCGGAGCATTGCCTTAAAGCGCCTGAACTTTTGAGAGAAGCAGGTGTTTCAGAGGATATTATTCACGGTGTTGTATCCCATGGATACGGGATTACCATTGAATGTGGCGTGACATTGGATGTGGAGCCTGTCCATGAAATGGAGAAAGTATTGTTTGCTGCGGATGAACTGACAGGGCTTATATGGGCAGCTGCACTTATGAGACCGTCAAAAAGCACTAAAGATATGGAACTCAAATCCTTAAAAAAGAAATATAAAAGCAAAGGCTTTGCGGCAGGCTGTTCAAGAGAAGTAATTGAAAGAGGTGCGGACCAGCTGGGATGGGACCTTGAGAAACTTCTCACAATGACTTTGCAGGCAATGGCTGACAATGAAGATATTATTAATCAGGAAATGGAAGAGGAAAGGTGTGAATCATGCTAA
- a CDS encoding tRNA threonylcarbamoyladenosine dehydratase — protein sequence MLNQFSRTQLLLGEDAMKKLADMRVAVFGIGGVGGYVCEALVRSGIGHFDLIDDDKVCLTNINRQIIATRKTIGKYKVDVMKERMLDINPEVEVTVHKCFFLPENADEFPFAEYDYVVDAVDTVTAKIGLVMKCQKEGVPIMSSMGAGNKLDASAFRVADIYKTQMCPLAKVMRRELKKRGVKKLKVVYSEEKPTRPIEDMSISCRTDCICPPGAEHKCTERRDIPGSVAFVPSVAGLIIAGEVIKDLTGVKGAQ from the coding sequence ATGCTAAATCAGTTTTCAAGAACACAACTGCTTTTAGGCGAAGATGCCATGAAAAAACTGGCTGATATGAGAGTGGCGGTATTCGGTATCGGAGGTGTAGGCGGATATGTGTGCGAAGCTCTCGTAAGAAGCGGAATAGGACATTTTGATTTGATTGATGACGACAAGGTATGTTTAACCAATATTAACAGACAGATTATCGCAACAAGAAAAACCATAGGAAAATACAAGGTTGACGTAATGAAAGAACGAATGCTTGATATCAATCCGGAGGTTGAGGTAACCGTTCACAAATGTTTTTTTCTCCCTGAAAATGCAGATGAATTTCCTTTTGCCGAGTATGATTATGTAGTTGATGCGGTAGATACGGTAACGGCAAAGATAGGACTTGTAATGAAATGCCAGAAAGAAGGCGTACCGATTATGAGCTCTATGGGAGCGGGAAATAAGTTAGATGCCAGTGCATTCCGTGTTGCGGATATTTATAAGACGCAGATGTGTCCTCTTGCAAAAGTCATGAGACGTGAACTTAAAAAGCGCGGCGTGAAAAAGCTTAAAGTAGTTTATTCGGAAGAGAAGCCAACCCGCCCTATTGAAGATATGTCCATAAGCTGCAGAACCGATTGTATATGTCCGCCCGGAGCTGAGCATAAATGTACCGAGAGAAGAGATATTCCGGGAAGCGTGGCTTTTGTGCCTTCTGTTGCAGGTCTTATTATAGCAGGAGAAGTGATAAAAGATTTAACGGGTGTAAAGGGTGCACAATAA
- a CDS encoding ParM/StbA family protein — MNNKLEVIGIDHGWSMMKTVTQVFVTGVKEITTTPALFGDVLEYDGKYYKIGTVRQEVKDTKVEDDSFYLLTLAAVAKELKKRGLSDAKVFLAVGLPLTRFGAERNNFIKYLTKNKRVDFRYENEAYHIEIDDVAVFPQCYAAVVDKIPTMAKKTLVVDIGSWTIDIMPVINKSPDESKCVTVPRGLITCMRSINEQCVRQLNGEVDETEIQNIMRYGRSDIDDEYLAIIKAEIEDFVEKVYNSIREFSYNLKTTPIVFVGGGAVVMKNFSNHEAKNISYILDVKANARGYEQLAIMGLKTAKRLA, encoded by the coding sequence ATGAATAACAAGTTAGAAGTAATAGGAATTGATCACGGCTGGTCAATGATGAAAACCGTAACTCAGGTATTTGTCACAGGGGTAAAGGAGATTACAACTACTCCGGCACTTTTTGGAGATGTTCTTGAGTACGACGGTAAGTATTACAAGATTGGAACAGTAAGGCAGGAAGTGAAAGATACAAAGGTTGAAGATGACAGCTTTTATCTTTTGACACTGGCAGCAGTCGCAAAGGAATTGAAGAAAAGAGGATTGTCAGATGCAAAGGTATTTCTTGCAGTAGGACTTCCACTTACCCGATTTGGAGCAGAGAGAAATAACTTTATTAAATACCTGACCAAGAATAAGCGTGTTGATTTCAGATATGAAAATGAAGCATACCATATTGAGATTGACGATGTGGCGGTATTCCCACAGTGCTATGCGGCAGTGGTTGACAAGATACCGACTATGGCAAAGAAAACGCTGGTTGTTGATATCGGTAGCTGGACAATAGATATTATGCCCGTGATTAACAAGTCACCGGACGAATCAAAGTGTGTTACCGTGCCGAGAGGACTTATTACCTGTATGCGTTCTATCAATGAGCAGTGTGTAAGACAGCTCAACGGGGAAGTTGATGAAACAGAAATCCAGAATATTATGCGATATGGCAGGTCTGATATAGATGATGAATACCTTGCGATTATCAAGGCTGAGATAGAGGACTTTGTTGAAAAGGTATATAACTCAATCCGTGAGTTTAGTTATAACCTTAAAACTACACCGATTGTATTTGTAGGTGGCGGGGCAGTGGTAATGAAGAATTTCAGCAATCACGAAGCAAAGAATATCTCTTATATCCTTGATGTAAAGGCAAATGCCAGAGGATATGAACAGCTTGCCATTATGGGACTGAAAACTGCTAAGAGACTTGCATAG
- a CDS encoding DUF5688 family protein gives MMNYEIFKEVVKEKFMDYMPDSFKGMELIVRPAEKVNMTYDAINIRGEDTTISPTIYINDMYEKYQSCGDLEETLMAACDLMAMEFAKTPQVVDVDSLYKDADEKVVFQLINTEQNKSFLEQVPHREFQDLSIIYKLVVNADTESIQSIKVTNSLAERLGMNEEQLFKYAAENTRRILPPRIRNMNDVMKEMFLSDGMPEEIAEMMIREVPPEQTLWIISNNRGIDGAVSMLYENELHELAENLESDLYILPSSVHEVLAVSTELTEPEELAQMVAEVNMQKVALEERLSNQVYHYDKDLRKLTLATDTPNKRLDGIVAEPQLVYDAKEKAR, from the coding sequence ATGATGAATTATGAGATTTTTAAGGAAGTAGTAAAAGAAAAGTTTATGGACTATATGCCCGACAGTTTTAAAGGTATGGAGCTTATAGTTAGACCTGCGGAAAAGGTAAATATGACATATGATGCTATCAATATTAGAGGGGAAGATACTACTATTTCTCCTACTATTTATATCAACGATATGTATGAGAAATATCAGAGCTGTGGTGATCTGGAGGAAACACTGATGGCGGCATGTGACCTTATGGCAATGGAGTTTGCAAAGACACCGCAAGTTGTTGATGTTGACAGCTTATACAAAGATGCAGATGAAAAGGTAGTATTCCAGCTTATCAATACGGAACAGAACAAGTCATTTCTGGAGCAGGTGCCACATAGAGAATTTCAGGATCTTTCCATTATCTATAAACTTGTGGTAAATGCGGATACTGAAAGTATTCAGAGTATAAAGGTTACGAACAGCCTTGCGGAAAGACTTGGAATGAATGAGGAGCAGCTTTTTAAATATGCGGCTGAGAACACAAGAAGAATCTTACCGCCAAGAATAAGAAATATGAATGATGTTATGAAAGAGATGTTTTTAAGTGACGGGATGCCGGAGGAGATAGCAGAGATGATGATCAGGGAAGTTCCACCGGAGCAGACTCTGTGGATAATCTCCAATAACAGGGGAATTGACGGTGCAGTATCAATGCTTTATGAGAATGAGCTTCACGAACTGGCAGAAAACCTTGAAAGTGATCTGTATATCCTGCCTTCAAGTGTGCACGAAGTTCTTGCGGTGTCTACTGAGCTGACCGAACCGGAGGAGCTTGCACAGATGGTGGCAGAGGTGAATATGCAGAAGGTGGCATTGGAAGAACGACTTTCCAATCAGGTGTATCACTATGATAAAGATTTAAGGAAACTCACACTTGCAACGGATACACCGAACAAGAGACTGGACGGTATCGTGGCAGAGCCGCAGCTTGTATATGACGCAAAGGAAAAGGCGAGATAG
- a CDS encoding JAB domain-containing protein, translated as MTEKNDFKLDVVSIRLVKEAPIYSEQSFNKPEEVAAVMGECMCQFDREVVCVVNLSSDLKPINVHFASVGSLNEAMAHPRELFKSSILSNAASMMLIHCHPSGNIFPSKADTMMTDRMNKLCELIGIPLLDHIIVGGDNRAFFSFKEKGMIDNPRITLSTDYRNLDIKSPLVAEQGKAR; from the coding sequence GTGACAGAGAAGAACGACTTCAAACTTGATGTTGTATCCATAAGGCTTGTAAAGGAGGCTCCGATTTATTCGGAGCAGTCCTTTAACAAGCCGGAAGAAGTAGCTGCCGTAATGGGAGAATGTATGTGCCAGTTCGACAGGGAAGTGGTGTGTGTTGTAAATCTCAGCTCCGACCTAAAGCCTATTAATGTGCATTTTGCAAGTGTGGGTTCGTTGAATGAAGCAATGGCACACCCAAGAGAATTATTTAAGTCAAGTATTTTAAGTAATGCTGCCAGTATGATGTTGATCCACTGCCACCCGTCGGGAAATATATTTCCCAGCAAGGCAGACACGATGATGACGGACCGTATGAATAAGCTGTGTGAGCTTATTGGAATCCCTCTTTTGGATCATATCATCGTGGGAGGGGATAACCGTGCCTTCTTCAGTTTCAAGGAAAAGGGAATGATTGATAATCCAAGAATTACACTCAGTACGGATTACAGGAACCTTGATATTAAGTCACCGCTTGTGGCAGAGCAGGGAAAGGCAAGGTGA